One genomic segment of uncultured Desulfobacter sp. includes these proteins:
- a CDS encoding Hsp70 family protein: protein MNEGRYIVGIDLGTTNCVVAYSDMQVERAPREMAKIELFRVPQLTGPGVVELRDSLPSFLYVKEGHEDASETFQLPWQEEETITVAGEFARDRGAEVPHKLISSAKSWLCNSAVDRETPILPWDTTKDIEKLSPVQASCALLRHIKNAWNHEMAGDDNPTLCLENQSIYLTVPASFDAVARELTVKSAKMAGLKDIVLIEEPQSAFYAWIDKAGDDWRDQVEKGDLVLVCDIGGGTSDFSLIEVNEGEDSLLNLERVAVGNHLLVGGDNLDLTLSYFLAAKLREKKQNLDAWQMRGLVHSCRKAKEALFSSEGPDEYPVTVLGRGAGLIKGTIKLSLKLADVQQVVLDGFFPACSLDDKPAGSSATGMKEFGLSYESDPAITRHLAQFISSHTDDQGNPRLPTAVVFNGGVMKSPLIRERILDVLKQWHSASESGEIRQINAVDYDLSVAWGASYYGQAARGDGIKIRGGLGMSYYMAIEAAMPAVPGLAMPTRALCIAPFGMEDGSQAESKDRLFNLVVGEKVTFDIMSSPNRPDDQLGDVIDNWEDMGITGLTSIETELEGTNEGFIPVTFEVKVTEIGTLEFWACSRDDDRKWRLELNVRPKV, encoded by the coding sequence GTGAACGAGGGCCGATATATCGTTGGAATAGATCTTGGGACAACAAATTGCGTGGTAGCCTACTCGGATATGCAAGTTGAAAGAGCACCCAGGGAAATGGCAAAAATAGAACTTTTTAGAGTGCCGCAACTTACAGGTCCCGGGGTGGTTGAATTAAGAGATTCTCTTCCCTCTTTTCTTTATGTCAAGGAAGGGCATGAAGACGCTTCAGAAACCTTTCAGTTGCCATGGCAAGAAGAAGAGACGATTACTGTCGCTGGTGAATTTGCCAGGGATAGAGGTGCCGAGGTTCCCCATAAACTCATTTCTTCGGCAAAGTCATGGTTGTGCAATTCGGCGGTGGATCGAGAAACCCCCATTTTGCCCTGGGATACCACAAAAGATATCGAAAAGTTGTCTCCGGTACAAGCCTCATGTGCACTGCTCAGGCATATCAAAAATGCTTGGAATCATGAAATGGCTGGTGATGATAATCCAACCCTTTGTCTTGAAAATCAATCCATCTACCTGACGGTTCCGGCATCTTTTGATGCCGTGGCCAGAGAATTGACGGTGAAGTCTGCCAAAATGGCCGGCTTGAAGGATATTGTCCTCATCGAAGAGCCGCAATCCGCCTTTTATGCCTGGATTGACAAAGCAGGTGATGACTGGAGAGATCAAGTAGAAAAAGGCGATCTTGTCCTGGTCTGTGATATCGGCGGCGGTACCAGCGATTTCAGTCTTATTGAGGTGAATGAAGGGGAGGATAGTCTTTTAAATCTTGAACGGGTGGCTGTGGGCAATCATCTTCTTGTTGGGGGCGATAATCTGGATTTAACACTCTCATACTTTCTTGCGGCAAAGCTTCGAGAAAAAAAACAGAACCTGGATGCCTGGCAGATGAGAGGGCTTGTTCACTCCTGCAGAAAAGCAAAAGAAGCATTATTCTCATCTGAAGGTCCTGATGAATATCCTGTAACGGTTTTAGGAAGAGGGGCCGGCCTGATTAAAGGGACGATCAAACTGAGCTTGAAACTGGCGGATGTACAGCAAGTCGTGTTGGATGGTTTTTTCCCGGCATGCAGTCTGGATGATAAACCTGCGGGAAGCAGTGCAACAGGCATGAAAGAATTTGGGCTTTCCTATGAATCCGATCCCGCCATCACACGGCATTTGGCCCAATTTATATCTTCTCATACAGACGATCAAGGCAATCCAAGACTACCGACGGCCGTTGTATTTAACGGCGGAGTCATGAAGTCCCCTTTGATCAGAGAACGGATTCTGGATGTATTAAAGCAGTGGCACAGTGCATCTGAAAGTGGAGAAATACGGCAAATCAATGCTGTTGATTATGATCTTTCCGTGGCGTGGGGTGCCTCTTATTATGGTCAGGCCGCTCGTGGGGACGGCATCAAAATACGAGGTGGGCTGGGGATGTCCTACTATATGGCTATTGAAGCTGCCATGCCGGCTGTTCCAGGGCTTGCCATGCCGACCAGAGCCCTTTGCATTGCCCCCTTTGGCATGGAAGATGGAAGTCAGGCCGAAAGTAAGGATCGTCTGTTTAATTTGGTTGTGGGGGAAAAAGTCACATTTGATATTATGAGTTCTCCCAATCGCCCTGACGATCAGCTGGGAGATGTGATAGATAATTGGGAAGATATGGGGATCACGGGGTTAACCTCTATTGAAACGGAACTGGAAGGAACGAATGAAGGATTTATACCCGTCACTTTTGAGGTCAAAGTGACCGAGATCGGCACACTCGAATTTTGGGCCTGCTCACGGGATGATGATCGCAAATGGCGTTTGGAGCTGAATGTAAGGCCCAAGGTGTAA
- a CDS encoding DUF2760 domain-containing protein, producing MNATKAYSTRSFIVIVLFMLAIGGAVAAGIYFGLKKTALFFGPGSDGIITIPGINETVTIQSLADAARFLDMVTTQYTVGIVTFIVLVFLVLSLILWAILKLSVASLFGNLVSMPAGKKDRKSAESAKKKDHVDKRLEQERQKRLFLHFISVLQREGRLLDFFAEELSLYDDEQIGAAVRSVQEDCKKSVNKYLSPVPVIDKEEGDVVEVDLGFDPNAIKLTGNVSGEPPFKGVLRHRGWKAAKNEVPKLSDVQDTSIIAPAEVEIE from the coding sequence GTGAACGCAACAAAGGCATATTCGACAAGATCATTTATAGTTATTGTGCTGTTTATGTTGGCCATTGGAGGTGCGGTCGCTGCCGGGATCTATTTCGGACTAAAGAAAACGGCACTCTTCTTTGGACCAGGATCTGACGGCATAATCACTATTCCGGGAATCAATGAGACCGTTACAATTCAAAGTCTTGCTGATGCGGCTCGTTTTTTAGATATGGTCACAACGCAATATACTGTCGGCATTGTTACATTTATTGTCCTTGTTTTTTTAGTTTTAAGCCTTATTCTCTGGGCTATTTTAAAATTGAGTGTGGCGTCATTGTTTGGAAATCTTGTCTCCATGCCCGCTGGCAAAAAAGACCGTAAAAGTGCTGAAAGCGCAAAGAAAAAGGATCATGTAGATAAACGATTGGAACAAGAGCGACAAAAAAGACTTTTTCTGCATTTTATATCGGTGCTACAACGGGAAGGCCGGTTGCTGGATTTTTTTGCAGAAGAACTGTCTTTATATGATGACGAGCAAATTGGTGCTGCCGTTAGAAGCGTACAGGAAGACTGCAAGAAAAGTGTAAACAAATATCTGTCCCCGGTGCCGGTCATTGATAAAGAAGAAGGGGATGTTGTTGAGGTTGACTTGGGTTTTGACCCCAATGCCATAAAATTAACGGGAAATGTTTCTGGAGAGCCTCCTTTTAAAGGGGTATTGAGGCATCGGGGATGGAAGGCTGCAAAAAATGAGGTGCCAAAACTGTCAGATGTACAAGACACCTCCATTATTGCGCCGGCAGAAGTGGAAATTGAATAG